A part of Oncorhynchus gorbuscha isolate QuinsamMale2020 ecotype Even-year linkage group LG09, OgorEven_v1.0, whole genome shotgun sequence genomic DNA contains:
- the LOC124044197 gene encoding POU domain, class 3, transcription factor 3-A-like has protein sequence MVWGMATATSSPYLASNRILSTGSIVHSDRGVGDMQPGSTAVTSVSGGYRGDSSVKMVQSDFMQGAIATSNGGHMLNHAHQWVTSLPHAAAAAAAVAAAEAGSPWSPGPVGMTDSPQLQDVKRNSGREDLHSGSALHHRSSHLGSHQAHPGAWGGTSAAHISSISEGQQQQSLIYSQPGGFTVNGMLSSPGSRSLIHPGMVRGESPDLDHGSHHHHHHHHHHQHPHHPQHHVGVSHDAQSDEDTPTSDDLEHFAKQFKQRRIKLGFTQADVGLALGTLYGNVFSQTTICRFEALQLSFKNMCKLKPLLNKWLEEADSTTGSPTSIDKIAAQGRKRKKRTSIEVSVKGALESHFLKSPKPAAQEITSLADSLQLEKEVVRVWFCNRRQKEKRMTPPGLPHSPEDEYSQVDNMSAGTPSPSMDCKRMFSDT, from the coding sequence ATGGTTTGGGGAATGGCAACAGCCACCTCCAGTCCATACCTGGCCAGCAATAGGATCCTGTCCACCGGCTCCATCGTGCACTCAGACCGGGGGGTCGGTGACATGCAGCCGGGGAGCACCGCTGTCACCTCGGTGTCGGGCGGATACAGAGGGGACTCTTCGGTGAAGATGGTGCAGAGTGACTTTATGCAGGGCGCTATTGCGACGAGCAACGGGGGACACATGTTAAACCATGCCCACCAGTGGGTGACATCCCTGCCACACGCCGCCGCTGCAGCAGCCGCAGTGGCAGCTGCCGAAGCCGGTTCTCCCTGGTCTCCCGGCCCGGTGGGAATGACAGACAGCCCGCAGCTGCAGGACGTGAAGAGAAACTCCGGCAGAGAGGACCTGCACTCGGGCTCCGCTCTACACCACAGGTCTTCGCATCTGGGCTCACACCAGGCACACCCAGGAGCCTGGGGAGGCACCTCAGCCGCTCACATATCCAGCATCTCCGAAGGACAGCAGCAACAGTCGCTGATTTACTCCCAGCCCGGGGGGTTCACGGTTAACGGGATGCTCAGCTCACCGGGTAGTAGAAGCCTAATACACCCGGGGATGGTGAGGGGGGAATCCCCTGATCTCGACCACGGCagccaccatcatcaccatcaccatcaccaccaccagcatcCACATCATCCGCAGCACCACGTCGGGGTGAGCCATGACGCTCAGTCCGACGAGGATACGCCGACCTCGGACGACCTGGAGCACTTCGCCAAACAGTTCAAACAGCGCAGGATCAAACTGGGCTTTACACAAGCGGACGTAGGATTGGCGCTGGGCACCCTGTACGGAAACGTCTTCTCACAGACCACGATATGCAGGTTCGAGGCCCTGCAGCTGAGCTTCAAGAACATGTGCAAGCTGAAGCCGCTGCTCAACAAATGGCTGGAGGAAGCTGACTCGACCACCGGTAGCCCCACGAGCATCGATAAGATCGCGGCGCAGGGCAGGAAGAGGAAAAAGCGCACGTCCATCGAGGTGAGCGTCAAAGGAGCTTTGGAGAGCCACTTTCTCAAAAGCCCCAAACCAGCAGCCCAGGAGATCACCTCTCTGGCGGACAGTCTGCAGCTGGAGAAGGAGGTGGTCCGGGTCTGGTTCTGCAACCGCaggcagaaggagaagaggatgaCGCCGCCGGGGCTGCCACACAGCCCGGAGGACGAGTACTCTCAGGTCGACAACATGAGCGCAGGCACACCGTCACCTTCCATGGACTGCAAGAGAATGTTCAGCGATACGTGA